TCGACGCGGCGCGGACCGCGGCCTTCACGGCGGCCTTCGGAGCCGCCATCACCGCGGCCCGCGACGGCGCCGCGACCGAGGACGGACGATGAACCTCCTGGTGACGGGCGGCGCCGGCTTCATCGGCGCCAACTACGTGCGGCTGCTCCTGGAGCGCGGCGGCGACCGGGTCGTGAACCTCGACCTGCTGACCTACGCCGGCAACCTGGAGAACCTGGCCGGCTGCGAGGACCGGACCGAGTACCGGTTCGTGCGCGGCGACGTGCGCGACCGCGCCCTGCTCGACCGCCTCCTGGCCGAGGAGCGGATCGAGGCGGTGGTGCACTTCGCCGCCGAGAGCCACGTCGATCGCTCCATCGACGACCCGCGCGAGTTCCTCGACTGCAACATCCTGGGCACGCAGACGCTGCTGGAGGCGTCGCGCCGCGCCGGCGTCGCGCGCTTCCTCCAGGTCTCCACCGACGAGGTCTACGGCTCCCTGGGGCCGACCGGGCTGTTCACCGAGGAGACGCCGCTGGCGCCGAACTCGCCGTACGCCGCGAGCAAGGCGGCCGCCGATCTGGTGTGCCGCGCCTACCACCACACCTACGGCTTCCCGGTGCTGATCACGCGTTGCAGCAACAACTACGGCCCCTACCAGTTTCCCGAGAAGCTGATCCCCCTGATGATCGCCAACGCGCTCGAGGACCGCCCGCTGCCCGTCTACGGCGACGGCCGCAACGTCCGCGACTGGCTCTACGTGCGGGACCACTGCGAGGCCGTCGACGCCGTCCTGCGCCGCGGCCGCCCCGGCGGGGTCTACAACGTCGGCGGCAACAACGAGATGCAGAACATCCAGATCGTCCGCCTGCTGCTGGAGCTGCTGGGCCTGGACGAGTCCCGGATCACGTTCGTGAAGGACCGGCCCGGCCATGACCGGCGCTACGCCATCGACGCCACCCGCATCCGCGACGAGTTGGGCTGGGCGCCCCGCCACCGCTTCCGCGACGGCATCCGCGACACGGTCGACTGGTACCTCGCGAACCGGGCCTGGTGGGAGAAGGTGCGCAGCGGCGCCTACCGCGAATACTACGACCGCCTCTACGGCGCCGGCGGACGCCACACCTCGACATGAACCGCGCCGTGTCGCTGCCCGACGGCCGCGCGCTCCGCCTGGACGACGGCGTCCTGGGCGGGCTGCGGGCCGGCGCGCTCGCTGTCGACGGGGTGTCGGTGCGCGAGGCGCCGGAAGTCTGGGACGAGACCGCCGCGCTCGCCGCCGGCCTGCGGGTCCGCTTCGCCGGCCAGATCCCGAGCGACATCCCCGGCCTGCGCGAGGCCCGCGACCTCTACCGCGCCTTCGGCATGGAGCCTACGCGCCACCGCCCGAGCAGCGAGGCCCTGCTGCGGCGCGTCCTGCAGGGCAAGGACCTCTACCGCCTCAACAACGTCGTGGACGCGTGCAACCTGGCCAGCCTGGAGTTCCTGCTGCCCATCGGGCTCTACGATCTCGACCTCGTGCGCGGCGACGTGACGCTGCGGCTCGGGCGCGAGGGCGAGGGGTACCCCGGCATCCGCAAGGGGCCGGTCAACCTCGCGGGTCGCCTGGCGCTGTGCGACGACGAGGGCGGCTTCGGTTCCCCCACCAGCGATTCCCTGCGCACGTGCGTCCACGCGGGAACCTCCCGGCTGCTCGCGGTGATCATGTCCACCCGCGCCACGCCGCCGGAGACGATGCGCGCCCGCGTGGCGCACTTCGGCGAGCTCCTGGTCCGACACTGCGGCGGCGACGTGACGTGCGCCGCGGTGCTGGACGGCGGGCCGTGAGCGCGGTGGCGTCGACC
The bacterium genome window above contains:
- the rfbB gene encoding dTDP-glucose 4,6-dehydratase, with the translated sequence MNLLVTGGAGFIGANYVRLLLERGGDRVVNLDLLTYAGNLENLAGCEDRTEYRFVRGDVRDRALLDRLLAEERIEAVVHFAAESHVDRSIDDPREFLDCNILGTQTLLEASRRAGVARFLQVSTDEVYGSLGPTGLFTEETPLAPNSPYAASKAAADLVCRAYHHTYGFPVLITRCSNNYGPYQFPEKLIPLMIANALEDRPLPVYGDGRNVRDWLYVRDHCEAVDAVLRRGRPGGVYNVGGNNEMQNIQIVRLLLELLGLDESRITFVKDRPGHDRRYAIDATRIRDELGWAPRHRFRDGIRDTVDWYLANRAWWEKVRSGAYREYYDRLYGAGGRHTST
- a CDS encoding phenylalanine--tRNA ligase beta subunit-related protein, whose amino-acid sequence is MNRAVSLPDGRALRLDDGVLGGLRAGALAVDGVSVREAPEVWDETAALAAGLRVRFAGQIPSDIPGLREARDLYRAFGMEPTRHRPSSEALLRRVLQGKDLYRLNNVVDACNLASLEFLLPIGLYDLDLVRGDVTLRLGREGEGYPGIRKGPVNLAGRLALCDDEGGFGSPTSDSLRTCVHAGTSRLLAVIMSTRATPPETMRARVAHFGELLVRHCGGDVTCAAVLDGGP